The Streptomyces tubercidicus DNA segment CCAGTGCGCGGCGAACGCGCTCTCGCCGCGGGCCAGCAGCCCCGTGACGCCGTCCTCGACGGAGTCCCGCAGGCCCGGGATGTCGAAGCCGACGGCGGGGGTGCGGCGGGCGGCGGCCTCCATCACCACCAGTCCCCAGCCCTCGACGAGCGAGGGATGCAGTAACAGCCAGGCGGAGCACAGCAGTTGGTGCTTGCGTTCCTCGGAGACATGACCGGTGAAGGTGACGCCGGGCCCGGCCATGGCGGAAAGCCGGGCGCGCTCCGGACCGTCGCCGACGATCACCAGCCGGCCGCCGGTCACCGGCCGGACCCGCTCCCACAGCCGCAGCAGCAGATCGATCCGCTTGTACTCGACCAGCCGCCCCATGGCCAGGAACAGCGGCTCCGGCGCCTTGGGGGCCAGTGGGCCGGGCTCCGCCACGCCGTTGTACACCAGCCGGATCCGGTCCGGGGCGACCCCGAGGCCGCGCAGCGCGGACGCGGTCGAGCCGGAGACCGCCACCATCAGATCCCGGCGGTGCGCACCGGCCAGCGCCCAGTGCTCCAGGCGGCGGCCGAGCCGGGCGGCGGGCCCCGGGCAGCGCAGCCGCCACAGGTCCGTATGGACATGGTTGACCAGGCACAGGGTGGGACCGCGGTGCCACAGCGGCGCCAGATAGGGCATGCCGTTGCAGACCTCGACCAGGAGGTCGCAGTCGCCGACCCGGCGCGCCAACTGGCGGGGTACGCGCAGGTAATGACCGGCGTCGCCGCCCGCGGACACCACCCGGTAGCCGCGGGTGGGGGCGCCTCCCGGATCGGGCCGCGCCGGGAGCCCGGGGGACGGCGGCCCGCCGCACAGCAGGGTGACCTGGTGGCCGTGGGCGGCGAGTCCCTCGGCGATCCGGTCCACCAGCAGCTCGGAGCCGCCGGCGGCGGGGTTGCCCAGATCGCGGCGGGCGAGGAAGACGATCCGGCGGGGGAGCGGCGGCGGGGACGGGGACGGGCGCAGGTGCTGGCGTACGTGCTGAGGCAGGTGCTGGGGCATGTGCGTCCAACTCGTCTCAGGGTGCGGTACCGGCGGTGGGGGACGTACTGCGTACTGAGTCGTGCGGGCCGTGCTGCATCATGCGGTGCCGTGGGCGCCCGTACGGCGGGGCCGCCCCGGATGCCGCGTCGCTGGGCTGCGCTGAAACGGACGTGCGCCGACCGGGGCCGGACTGCTGCGTGTGGGGTGGACAGTGTTCGCCCGCCGCGCGCGCCGCGGCTACTCACGGGAGTGACAAAAACCGCCCCGAGAGCAGCTGACGGTTCATCACTTCGCTCAGGACCGGCCGCCCGTCCGCCGCCCGCGCACCACCCACACCACCCCGGCAGGGACGAGCACCCCGCCCGCCGCCGCGGCCGTGACCGGCAGTGTCCGGCCCACCAGCACCAGCTTCTCGCTGTCCGCCTTCGCCAGCCGCACCTGCGCCCGCTGCGTCCCGGGCGTGAACTCCAGCCGCTCGCCGCGCAGCAGCGTGACCGCCGTACGGCGGGATCCGGGCGCCCGCAGCGTCTTGACCGGCGAGAGCACCGCATTCATGATCCGGCCGGTGCGCGGCTCGACGACCAGCTCGATACCGGAGTTGGCGTACCACTCCTCGGCCTGGATCTGGCCCTGCCGCGGCCGTCCGACGAGCCGGCCGGGGACCTGACGGCTACCGGTCCTGGTGGCCGGGACGGTCCCGGTGAAGCGGTAGCCCGGGTAGCCCTGGACCTCCCGCGTACCGGCGAAGCGGAGCGGGACGGCGGCGCCCAGGGTGTTGTCCCACCAGCGGTAGCCCGTCTTCCGCACATCGAAGGGGAACTTGAGGTAGGCATCGCCGTCGAACCGCGTCGGGGCCTCCTCGCAGC contains these protein-coding regions:
- a CDS encoding glycosyltransferase family 4 protein, which gives rise to MPQHLPQHVRQHLRPSPSPPPLPRRIVFLARRDLGNPAAGGSELLVDRIAEGLAAHGHQVTLLCGGPPSPGLPARPDPGGAPTRGYRVVSAGGDAGHYLRVPRQLARRVGDCDLLVEVCNGMPYLAPLWHRGPTLCLVNHVHTDLWRLRCPGPAARLGRRLEHWALAGAHRRDLMVAVSGSTASALRGLGVAPDRIRLVYNGVAEPGPLAPKAPEPLFLAMGRLVEYKRIDLLLRLWERVRPVTGGRLVIVGDGPERARLSAMAGPGVTFTGHVSEERKHQLLCSAWLLLHPSLVEGWGLVVMEAAARRTPAVGFDIPGLRDSVEDGVTGLLARGESAFAAHWCALALSARRRDALGRAAAARAARFRWSHTVQSFRAVAAEAVLDPLPRR
- a CDS encoding DUF3068 domain-containing protein, which produces MPVSGKPAASPTTATAARTAPPLSLAVLGLGVFLLVLAPLLAWYVTPRAKVTPVDVDVTTVFTGSGSYFDTAALKTRDHRRITITRHVLGDVAASEKSGRAVWDVSTTVDTPQTLALKDPRRAFQWTTERWVTDRRSNAPVHCCEEAPTRFDGDAYLKFPFDVRKTGYRWWDNTLGAAVPLRFAGTREVQGYPGYRFTGTVPATRTGSRQVPGRLVGRPRQGQIQAEEWYANSGIELVVEPRTGRIMNAVLSPVKTLRAPGSRRTAVTLLRGERLEFTPGTQRAQVRLAKADSEKLVLVGRTLPVTAAAAGGVLVPAGVVWVVRGRRTGGRS